Part of the Lolium rigidum isolate FL_2022 chromosome 6, APGP_CSIRO_Lrig_0.1, whole genome shotgun sequence genome, GATGTTTGGTACTACAAGACGTTCacctaaaaaaaaaaagatgttcaGCCTGCCAAAAACTTATAATATTCTGAAATAGAGTACAGTTTAAGATTTATATGTTAAGCTGTTCAGGCAACAATGATTTCAATAAGTACGTCATTAGTAATAATAACCACTGTGAACATAAAGAGAATTGGTGATCATGTGGCAAATACTGAATGTTTGTTCTGACAGGTGATGATCATGTAGCAAATAAGTCCGAAGCTCGAAACTCATGTGGTGGTCATGTGATAAATAATAGAAGTCCGAAGAAAAGTGTGGCATAATTCTAAATAATTAGTGTAGGTGTGACTGGTATTCTGTTTTAGTTCAACTGGGCTTCCAGTGGTAACAAGCAGATACAACTCGATATTCCTACACATTAAAGTGAGCCTGGGGAAATATTGCCGGGAGTGCTCGTCATCCACATAACAGGATCACTTGAAAAAAATAGTTAAACTGAAGTCCTTGCAACGGTGTGATAGTTAGTCGCCCTGATGATACAACAAATGAAATTAACCAGGCAACTGCACAGAacgcaaaagaaaacaaaatcacAAGCCATATCATCTACAACGGCATCGTTTCCACGAAGCCATTCTGATCCCTATGATCCGATTGGATGTACATAGCGCCTAAtaaagttaagaggaagctacaGGCTTTTCTACATACAAAATATATTGTAAAGAGGTCACAGAAACACTATTGTTCTTCATCAGAAAACTAGCAGACTACTGCTTCGAGCTTGGTCCCTTGGTCATTCCTCTGATTACCAGCCTTTTGCAAGTACTAAATGTTTATTCCCTTTTTCCTTCCAGGGCTGTCACTGTGGAGGGAACCAACCACCGTTGTAGAACCTATCTGATGGCCTTTGCGCCGagtggtggccggcatggtcgaATTGTGTATTTCTAGTATCATCCACGGAGGGAGCAGAATAATCTGGCGGTGCAATTTTATTCAAGTCGTGTTGCAGAGGGAAGTGGTCCCGAACAGCTGGACTGTCATCCAGAACAGGAATGTCACCTGTAAGGGTCTTGAACGCGAACTCGATGCAAGGGTCTGACCAGGAACTTCCAAATAATGACAAGCCAAACCCAGATGGATCAGCAGCTTCGGGCATTGCAGCCTGCGTTGGCAAAACGGGTTCTTGGGCTGGCGCATATTGGCGTTGAAAATTTGCCGAGGAGGTTGCAGTAGGCGACGCCTCTATTTTCACAGGATTTGACGACTTCTGGTTCTCAACATTTTCCCAAAAGTTGGTGACAGGTGCTCCATGTCCCCACTCAGGTTTCTGAGAGAAATCAGACTGCCGGATAGGATTCTCAGCATAACGTGGCTGCAAGTATCTGGTATTGTTTTCCCGAATAGCCTGTATTTGGTTGACAGTTAAACCTTGGATCAGCTGTGACCGACTGGTGGTATTTTCCTGCGTAGCTATCTGATTCAGAGAGTTAGCTCGATCCGATGGTAATTGATAGGCAGAGTTTCCTTGGCTAATCTGCATATTATTCACATTAACTCTTTGGCTCTGCTTCTGATAGGCAGAGTTTCCTTGGTTGATTGGTGAAGTATTCATGCGTACTCCGTCTTTTATCTGATAGGCAGAGTTCCCTTGGCTAATCTGCATATGATTCACATTATCACTTTGGCTCCGCTTTGGATGATTGGTGAAGTATTCATGCGTACTCCGTTTTTTATCAACAGTTAAAGCTTGGATCAGCTGGTTGGTACTATTCTGCTGCATAGTTTGCATTTGTTTCATAGTGTCAGCTTGACCCAACTGTAATTGAATGGTTTCCTGGTTAATCTGCATGTGGTTCAGAGCAGTGCCTGCTTGCCTCGGCTCTGAGTGATTGGCGAAGTATTGTGTAGCCTGTATTTTCATGCCAGAATCTGCTTGGCTCGACTTCAACTGATTGGTGGCATGTTCCTGATTAGCTTGTATTGGATTCACAGTGTGCCCATGCCTTTGCTGCCACCGCGAGTGATTGCTAACATATTCCTGTCCTGCCTGTACCGGAATGAGTATCTTTTCATTGCTCGACTGTAACTGACGGGCAGTATTTCCTTGATTAGTCTTTTTTCTATTCATAGTGTCTGCTTTGCTCACCTGTGAGTAACTGGTAGTGTATTCCTGCATTGCATGCATTTGATTAGCAGTGTCTGCTTGGCTCGCCTGTAACTGATTGGCAGTACTCTCCCGATTGGTCTGTATTCGAATGGCAGTGTCCGCCTGGCACGAATGCAACTGGTTGACAGTGTCATCATGATTGGTCTGCGTTGGAATGATAGTATCTGCTTGGCTGAACTGTACATGAATGGTAGTGTTCTCCTGCTTGGTCTGTATTTTAGTGAGCGCGTCTGCTCGACTAGACTGTAATTGATTGACAGAGCCCTCATCATTGATCTGCATTGGAATGACAGTATCTGCTTGGCTCGACTGTAACTGATTGGCTATGCTCTTCTGATTGGTCTGTACTTGAATGATAGTGTCTGCTTGGTTGAACTGTGAGTCATATGTAGTTTCCTCTTGAATAGGCTGTACCTGATTGACAAGATTTACACTAGTTGGTTCATCTCCACGCTCAGCGTTTCCTTCAGGATAAACCTTCAATGCAGCTATCCGAGATGACGCTCGGGGAGGTGTTGCAATCTTTTCTTTAGAAGTGATTTTACGCTTCTTGGGTTTCACCTCTGCACTTGGTTCTTTCCTTTTAACAGATTTCTTCCCCCCTGGAGCACGCTGCGCAGAGACCATCCGCGCACTCTTGTGTTCCAATGGATCAACCTTGTTGGCATATTTTTGTATTGGTTTAATGCCTTCAAACTCTGGTAACATCGCATTTCCAGTATATGTACCGAACAGTTCTTCCCGAGGAAGCATGATCCCTTCTGAGGTTAGTATTTCGCACTGAATGGCCTTGTCAGCGGTACCCGGTCTTGTGTATTCTGATGATGCTCTTGTCTGATATTCACAAAataatcttataagttgcaatcaTCAGATAAGAGAAAACGCATATGTATGTCAGAGATTTTTTGTTTAACCTATCTCCAAAAGTTTTAGGTATGCTCTATCTAATAAAACTAAATTTCAGAAACCAACAGATTTATGATATGTCATCTAAATCACATGGTTTATAAAAACCTTCACGTCTTCAAATGATGTTCTTGTCTGATTTAACAAAAAGGTctagcaagttttttttttttttgcttagcttATCTCCTCAAGCTTCATATCTAATCTATCCAATTAAACTAAAATTCAGAAAGTAAAGGAGTTTTATGATCTGTGATCCAGACTACAGGGTGCTATCTGGTCTCCTCAAAATCTACACAAAAACAGGTGCATTTCTAAGTTCTAAAATGGGACAAGCAGGATACGAGCTTTTGACAAGTGGCCGGCTGTGCATGATCTAGAATGCATCACATGACTAGGACCAAACTTACCAATATTCATAAATCATAGAAAGGTTAACCGGTAGGTGTGCATGGTAATTAACTAATTATGATACCTACCTTGCACTTACATTCCATCTATGGTCCAATGGACAAATACAAAAACTAGAGTCGGTGAAAAAAAGGTGGTACAAGGAACTCACATGAGCTTGGTTCTGTGTAACACAAACATCCTGGATAGTTCTCTTCTTTGGCCTACAACTGCATTTATTTATGTCTCCTGATTCAACATAGCGTTGCACATCCTTCAGGGAGCGAAATTCATAACCACTAGCTGGGTCAATGTAGTACTGCAGAGATCAAAAGAATTAGAGGTAGAACAAGGGGTTCAATAAAAAGTAAACAGAAAAtgtgaaggaaaaacagagttttCGGAGGCATTCTATAACGTAGAATAGCGTGAGTCTATTTTAAAACACTATGTAGGCGGCTAGGTAAGTGGTTAACACTACTTCCTATCCCCTTGGGTACGTACTAATAACCTATTCAGATCCTCAGCTTCTTGAAAATCCTTGGGAATGATGGGGCAAAAGGTGTAATTGGTATTTTATAGTACCAACTACTATCATGCAGACGCACAGAAAAACATGCTAAGAGGCAGGAAAGACTGAAAGAGTTGGAGCTGAACTATGATATAGGCAGGGTGATTTGAGAAAGAAATTATttcaatgaaaataaaaaatggaCCAGTATCGCAGTTGGCTTGTGGTAGAGTACTCAGCAAGATAACTTGATATGGATGCTCGGGAAACATTTATTTCAATTCAAAATGAAACTAGGTTGGCTAAAATGACTTGGGCAATGGGTATTCCTATATTGTTTTGGATAGTCAAGACTGAAAGAGAAAGAAAAGGTCATTCCAGCATACCGTATCAAGCTTGTTTGTAGTTCCATTCTTTCTTGGTCTGGCTTCTCTCAACCATCCATCAGGCAACTGAACCATACTGTCAAGCTCATCCTTGATTTGGACCTAGTAGTGAAACCAATTACGTATATCGTCTTAGACTGAATGGAGTAAGAGAGGGAAAAGATTACAGTGGCATACCAGATCAGTAGTGTGCCTTGATCCATTCTTTCTGGGCACTTCTTCTTTCCACCATCCATCAGGTCCCTTCATGACTGGTTCATCTTTGCTTTCAACCTGGTATAGGGGAATAATTATTATGGCTCACATATAGTGTTCTAGATAGAGCATGGCAGGAGGAAAAGGAACATTGTGACATACCTGATCAGCCTTGTAATTTAATTGATCCTTTACTGGTACTTCACCCAAACATCCATCTGGCCCCTTGATGACTGGGGCATTCTTGATAAGAACCTAGTTGAATAATTAGTTACTCAGATATAGTGTTTCAGATACAGAACAACAAAGAAAGGATGGTCAGAACATACCAGATCATTGCTCTGATTTGATCCATGTTTTCCTGGACTGTCTGCTTCACAACGTTCACCAGGCAGGCTCTTAATGACTGGTTCATCCTTGTTTTCTACCTATTAAGAAAAAGTAAAGTGTTGATTTTTTTACATATCATGCTGCACCCAGAACAGATGAATAAAGGAAGAAGCTAGAGATTTGCATGCCTTAATGGAGGGGCTTATTCTAACAAGCCCACTTCGTGTTCTAGAACATGAATCCTCGTTGGAATCAATAGCAGTTTTTCCTCCAACAAGCCCACTTCGTGTTTTAGAAGATGAATCTTCATTGAAATCCAGAGCAATGTTTCCTCTAACAAGCCCACTTCGTGTTTTAGAACATGAACCGCCATTGGAATCCATAGCGATGTTTCGTCTAACAAGCCCACTTCTTGTTTTAGATTGTGAACCCTCGCTGGAATCCACGATATTATTTACCCTAGCAAGCCCACTTCGTGTTCTAGAAGATGAAGCATTGCTGGAATCCACGCTGTTGTTTACCATAACAAGCTCATGTCGAGCTTTAGAAGATGAACCCTCACTGGGATCCACGATATTCTTTACCCTAACAAGCCCACTTCGGGTTTTAGAACATGATTCCTCACTGGGATCCGCAATGATGTTATTTCGCCTGACAAGCCCACTTCTTGTTCTAGAACCTGAACTGTTGCTGGGATCCATGATGCTGTTTCCCCTGACAAGCCCACTTCTTGTTCTAAAACATGTGCTCCTGCTGGAATACATAATGATATTAATTAAGTTCACAAAGATTTATCCAACTGGCAATAGCACAGCACAcagcaaaacatcataaagttttCTGTAACCAGTACCACATACGGAAATGCTAAAGTTGGCCTGCTAGTGCTACAATGTCGAAAAAATAAAGAACAGACATAATGTAGCAGGTAGAGGATATTTGTCTGGAGAATTTTGGTATCTAGTCAAGTTGAACTAAACACCGGCGCTCACAGAGAAAAATAGCCCTGATCCAAACAACCCCTTATTCTTCTCCTTAATACTGTTAAGACTGGTACATATATACACTATTGATGGCACAGATGGTCCATCTAGGATGGCTCGGCCAATGTGGCCCACAACTCTACTGTATATATCTCATTTGCTCTTTTTTTGCGGGGATATATATCTCATTTGCTAATGGAGTAAGATGGGCATTTGTATTTGTCAGTGCATACATTATGTTTGCGTTCTCTTAACAAATATTAACCAGGTGAGAACACTGCAGCCGACTATGCAAATAAGGAAAATCTGCACGTGACGCTTTCAATATTCGGCAGAAGCTCTAGATTCTTTTGAGTACTGTATCGAGAAATCCACCTACCTATTGATGTTTGAGTAATTTtgtatatttttttagaaaaggcAACCATAGCATGAAAAAGAAATGGCTACGTTACTACTACGTATTGCACATCACAGTAGATCGCCCGATAGTGGCCAGCTTCTATACGGGTGCCGTGACTTGATCGACACGTAGCATGGGAGCTTCTATACGGGTGCCGTGACTTGATCGACACGTAGCATGGGAGCTTCTATCATTGATCGACACCTTACACACCCATGATCAGATCATTTCCATACACTACACCACCACTACCGTGACATGTCAACCTTAGAGTCACATGGAAAATAGCGAGCTACATCACCAAGAAACCCTAAAATCAGCTTTTAAATAGCTCTATATGCACCGGGAGAGGTATAGCTTTCGCCTCTCGGCGCGTGAAACACAACCGACTCAATCTCACCAGTGGGGCTACGTCAACAAAGGCAACAAAGGCGTCTACAAACTGACCTTCCTTTTTTTGCACTGACCGGCACCGACCATTCCAAAGACCTTAGGAGGGGCATGGAATTTGGCTTTAGGAGCATGAACTGGCCTTCCTTCTTCCTATGCAAGTTCTAGCGCGAGGGGTAACAGGAGACAGATAGGCGAAGGACAAGGATAGGATGAGACAGCCGCATACCCAGCTGAAAGTTTACTCGGATTACTGGACCGAATCGCAGTCCAGTAACAAACCCCTCATCGTTCTCCCCACTCTACAGGTGATAAATCCACTCCCCGCAGCCACAGCCACGGCAACCCTACCCAACGGAACACCCCGACACGAATGACCGGACATCAAGCGCCGGATCGCCGCCAGCCCCGCCAATCGGCATCCACCAtaccatatcctcctggcgagcaaCCTTATACTCCGACGAATCTGCACACCCCACGCGTGCGGTGGGCCCTGGAGCAGGACGAAATCGAGGGGCGCGGGTGAGGAGGAGGGCAGACGTACCGGCGTTCCCGCGCTGCTGCGCGGTGGAGATGGGAGCTGCGCCGGTGAGTGGCCTCCGTCCCTCCGGGGAGCAACTAGGGTtagcggaggcggaggtggataCGGGAGTGGGGAAGTGGGAGAAAGAGAGACTTTTTTGCCAAGACGAGGAGAGGAGGCAGCTCGGcaccacgacacgacacgacgcgaCGCGAGGCGCACGCTCTTGGCTTGCTTGCTTGGCTCGCCTCACTGTTCTGAGTTCTGACCACTGACCAGTGGAGTCGGAGTCGGAACGGAAATGAGCTGTCCTGTCCTTCCTTATCCTTTCTCCTTTCCGGAACGGgcaaagtatttccgtatcgaaaCTCTTTCCGTATCCACCTTTGGTGTTTGACCGAGCTGCTTCGATCTAACACCAAGATTGCCACATCTGACATTTCGAGTCCCACTGCGTACGAATGAACCAAAGTGTTCATCTCttgttcttcttttttcttttttttttaataattcTTCATCTCTAAATGGTCTCTTTGCCACGCGAGTAGTATATTTTAAGGAGATTGTTGGAGCGGCAAAAAATGGAGTTGTGGGAAACTTTCATTTCGTGTCCGTGTCCTAACGTATTCGTTCTATATTTATTTACATTTTTCCTTTCATGCCTCGCTCAGTTATGTGGTTTTTGTCCCTATCCGGTCCTAATATTTTTTAGTGTGCTATCTTCTCACCAGAACTTGATTATGGGTTTTCTTTTCTGAAACATTGACTACAGCATAGATGTACTCTCACAAACACACCACCACTATCCTCGCGCATACCCATGGTCCGTGGAGACGCAGCCTTGAATCTTGAAAATGAATGAAGACAGCGCTAAAAAATCAATCCACTCTACTGAGACATGTAATGCGTTAAAGCGAAGGTTTGTTTCCTAATAGGGCGATTCAACCAGTACATCCAGGAGTGGGTCCAAAATTCAACCAAACTTGAGTCCACATCGTATTATATGATGTAGTTGAACTAAACCATTTATACTATATAGGTGATTTTCTACTAATATataggtgttttttttttctacatCCCGGACCATGACCTGTGTAGCCGGGATCAAACCAAAAGTTGTTTCTCTCGATCACGTAGAATGCCATATCCTCCTTTGAGCTTAGGATTTTGCATAAAGTAATTGTTGCATACAATTCTATGTATTTTACTATTTTAACACTATCGCAAGCCTAAAGTAAATGTGTACGATGGAAATTGTACATTGGGGCGGACAATCATCGTCTTTTTTAATGTGAAACTCGGATAATCATCATTTATAGAGTACAGCGGTACATTCTCCTTGCTCGCCATCATATGCTGGAAAATAATTTCATTATGTTATTGCTAAAAATTAAAATCGTAAGTCTGACAATGAAGAAGATATCCAAACCTGGAATTTCATGTTGATGGTGCTGGAGCGCAAAGTGGCAACCGGTTCATGATCAATGTCATGTTTTAACATACACGCTATACCAAGGTAATGTTCAAAATAtcgttaatcttaacttatcAGTCGGCCataaaatgaagattaatcactTATCGGCGCATTGATCGATTTTATCGGTCCACTATTTATCGGCTTatttttgtaaatcctaattttcgacactaaattttctatttctttttgcaGGAAAAGCAAGTGATATATTAAAGCCTCGGACTTACAGACCAGGTCCAGCAAGAAAGAAATTACAATAAATTGGAGAtcataacatgatattccttgccataacacatAAACATCTATTTAATTGGAAACTAAGTAACAATaaattggagaaaccattcttgacttatcttttccatgtcttaaactaatttaTGTTCTTACCatcaacctcatggtattcattccacttcaatatTGGAATTCATGACAAGGAAATCAACACTAGAAATGTTCCCTAGTTTTCAATTTCTAGATTCTTTTCcattcaaattattatacatcaaacttagagaagtgagagttatatattatttattagagaagcaatgacaaaccttgaactaaaccttggatatacatccatgtaatcaaatcatcatctttaagaataaaccctaggatattattcaagacattcctagagagagaacccatcttTGATAATTAGAGGTATTGATGaaaacatcattctctatggagcctaaccttagattAGTActaaagtcctttccaaatgagagaccattcataccaatcctaGCTTTACATATTAAAGAATCTAGGACAACCTATGAACTAAATTATTAGGAGATAAAAccctttcatcttggagtggtgagatgacCAAATATCAAAAATACTATCATATCCATgatttgataaagtaaggaggagatactAGGAgagcaccataaaccctagaataactattcctatatgagagagatcaagctatggagttacactcaagtagttgaggTAACACTTGGACTTTAGGGAGATAACTACCCAATCAtcaagatgattatatcatcataccttgagaagaactctaagtatttatctcaggcattctcctgggatataatctattgagacaaccatagtaggTCCATCCAAGAAAGAAtaatagaagtactataccctagatgatcaagacaatacttgatcttagaagtgagaaacctagttcatgagaaatactttaggaagccaaacctttgatcattacaaattgggtaatgatcatatactctaagaattgagagtagaagccattgagaataaattgatcatgtctaatgcatgatcatgctttggagaaatagaagcataagccataagttaaaccctatatCATAAGcagaatcttaccacatctatattccacttattcctcaattaaagaacctaagaaaaccataGAGTCAaacctatactttatatggtgagaaaccattcatacataaaaccaaagttaactaaaaaaagaaccataaccattttagttactttaataatgGATTAAGGATAACAATAGTGGAATCAGAtagaaccaattctcaaatccttagtaactaaaggagcacatgaaatattaagcaagtaaccattttatcatgcataGGGGAGattattatatctcaaccctagtttgtgtatcacttgggcgatcacaactaaaacctaagcctcaattaagttccaacccatgtgtcattaggtaaatagcattagaaccctagaattgcacattaattaaatcttatgcttcaattcttgaacataaaaAAAACCTTGTGCTACGTTATATAATTAAACCATACGGATGAAACCCGGTACTCACATGGGTAGCTACGCACCCCTTCCTCGTATGACACCTGTCCATTTTGGTCAAACCCCATTACTCCATCCCGGCCATTACTGTATCCGTTTTAACAGTTAACCAATCCACTTTAATTagcactcccaccccttccttatcCCCTTTCCGCTCCATACAGGGCCGCGGCCAGCTCCTTCCCAGCCCACGACCAACAGAGCTCCAGTCCACAACAACACTTCGATGCAAAATCCGTGACTGGATCCGACACAGCGGCACTCCGTTGACCGCACGACAGGGGATCCGGCCACTACATTGGCAGGTGAAGCAGGGGACTGGACCGAGCTGGAACGACATGAATCGGGGCGGAGATGAACGATGAACcgacctcctctgccgccgccggaTCCACGCTGGAGCGGCACGAATCGAGCGTCCCATGGTCGGATTCGAGATCGCCAAATCTCGCCATGGCTGCCCTCGGTTCCCCATTGAACGGATTTGGGCGCCGCAGCGGATCGAGCTCGTCCGCCATGGCGTCCCCCTCGAGCTCATCTGCCATGGCCTCCCCCTCGAGCTCCCGTTGTCGACGGCGCCGTCCTGCCTCCATGGGCGCGACTTAGCCAGAGGAGGACGCGCACTTGGCAGATCGAATACAACATGGATCAAGCGCTGCACATCACCAGGCTCCAACCACATCACACCAACGCCAATCTGCGCTGATAATTCGCCGCTTGCGAGCGCTCCGCTGGCCTCCTTGCCTCCTCCTTGGACGGCGCACATCACCAGGTCAGCTGCGGCCGGCCCGAATAGAGTATGGCGCTTTGAACGATTCGTGCAAAATAAAGTCAACCCATGCACCTGCGAGCCGGGCGTCGGCCGTGCCTCCCCTGCAGTTCGCGGAACCGCCGCTCATCGTCCTGCTCCCGGCCTGGAACCGCGGCTTCGACGACTCGAAGGCGTGAAGATGGAGGGAACCGTCTGAAGCGGGACGACCGGCGCGGACCTCCTCGCGCTCCTCATGCCGACCTTCGTGGCCATCACCGGCCACAGGGCTGGCGTCGAGGATGTGGTGGCCGCGGCCGTCGCGGCGGCCGAGGGGCTCGCGGCTGGGACGGGGAATGGTAGGAGAGCTCGAACGGCGGCGCTAGCTGATTGAGGACGAGGCGTCGGGCATGGCGCTCCGGTGGCTGGCGCTGTTCACGCTCAGACACTAGAATAACTACTCAATTTACTACTCGATTAGCTGCTCCGATTACTGTACCATACATGAGACACGGTCAAAGGGGAACCGAGGAAATACGAATCTTAGGGGAGATCTAACGGCAACAGATGCATGCGCAGCTACCCATGTGGGTAGCGAATCCACTCtcttaaaccatatgtgtagtgatcaaccatttatctttgtaaccaagataaaccatgatggaaacaatacctacttagatattttcaaatataatgatagtattaaccttaataagggggggttatgatagaaactataaaaccctaatacattggagctcacataaaatcatgtgaatTGACCAATTCCTCCAATATGAAGCCAAGTCCTAATAATAACTTCCAAAATATTTAGAATAAGAATAATCAACCCTAATTATTCAACATGGAGTTATATTacaaatgagaaaggaaattaaaatgaat contains:
- the LOC124668705 gene encoding uncharacterized protein LOC124668705 isoform X2, with product MYSSRSTCFRTRSGLVRGNSIMDPSNSSGSRTRSGLVRRNNIIADPSEESCSKTRSGLVRVKNIVDPSEGSSSKARHELVMVNNSVDSSNASSSRTRSGLARVNNIVDSSEGSQSKTRSGLVRRNIAMDSNGGSCSKTRSGLVRGNIALDFNEDSSSKTRSGLVGGKTAIDSNEDSCSRTRSGLVRISPSIKVENKDEPVIKSLPGERCEADSPGKHGSNQSNDLNAPVIKGPDGCLGEVPVKDQLNYKADQVESKDEPVMKGPDGWWKEEVPRKNGSRHTTDLVQIKDELDSMVQLPDGWLREARPRKNGTTNKLDTYYIDPASGYEFRSLKDVQRYVESGDINKCSCRPKKRTIQDVCVTQNQAHTRASSEYTRPGTADKAIQCEILTSEGIMLPREELFGTYTGNAMLPEFEGIKPIQKYANKVDPLEHKSARMVSAQRAPGGKKSVKRKEPSAEVKPKKRKITSKEKIATPPRASSRIAALKVYPEGNAERGDEPTSVNLVNQVQPIQEETTYDSQFNQADTIIQVQTNQKSIANQLQSSQADTVIPMQINDEGSVNQLQSSRADALTKIQTKQENTTIHVQFSQADTIIPTQTNHDDTVNQLHSCQADTAIRIQTNRESTANQLQASQADTANQMHAMQEYTTSYSQVSKADTMNRKKTNQGNTARQLQSSNEKILIPVQAGQEYVSNHSRWQQRHGHTVNPIQANQEHATNQLKSSQADSGMKIQATQYFANHSEPRQAGTALNHMQINQETIQLQLGQADTMKQMQTMQQNSTNQLIQALTVDKKRSTHEYFTNHPKRSQSDNVNHMQISQGNSAYQIKDGVRMNTSPINQGNSAYQKQSQRVNVNNMQISQGNSAYQLPSDRANSLNQIATQENTTSRSQLIQGLTVNQIQAIRENNTRYLQPRYAENPIRQSDFSQKPEWGHGAPVTNFWENVENQKSSNPVKIEASPTATSSANFQRQYAPAQEPVLPTQAAMPEAADPSGFGLSLFGSSWSDPCIEFAFKTLTGDIPVLDDSPAVRDHFPLQHDLNKIAPPDYSAPSVDDTRNTQFDHAGHHSAQRPSDRFYNGGWFPPQ
- the LOC124668705 gene encoding uncharacterized protein LOC124668705 isoform X3, translated to MYSSRSTCFRTRSGLVRGNSIMDPSNSSGSRTRSGLVRRNNIIADPSEESCSKTRSGLVRVKNIVDPSEGSSSKARHELVMVNNSVDSSNASSSRTRSGLARVNNIVDSSEGSQSKTRSGLVRRNIAMDSNGGSCSKTRSGLVRGNIALDFNEDSSSKTRSGLVGGKTAIDSNEDSCSRTRSGLVRISPSIKVENKDEPVIKSLPGERCEADSPGKHGSNQSNDLVLIKNAPVIKGPDGCLGEVPVKDQLNYKADQVESKDEPVMKGPDGWWKEEVPRKNGSRHTTDLVQIKDELDSMVQLPDGWLREARPRKNGTTNKLDTYYIDPASGYEFRSLKDVQRYVESGDINKCSCRPKKRTIQDVCVTQNQAHTRASSEYTRPGTADKAIQCEILTSEGIMLPREELFGTYTGNAMLPEFEGIKPIQKYANKVDPLEHKSARMVSAQRAPGGKKSVKRKEPSAEVKPKKRKITSKEKIATPPRASSRIAALKVYPEGNAERGDEPTSVNLVNQVQPIQEETTYDSQFNQADTIIQVQTNQKSIANQLQSSQADTVIPMQINDEGSVNQLQSSRADALTKIQTKQENTTIHVQFSQADTIIPTQTNHDDTVNQLHSCQADTAIRIQTNRESTANQLQASQADTANQMHAMQEYTTSYSQVSKADTMNRKKTNQGNTARQLQSSNEKILIPVQAGQEYVSNHSRWQQRHGHTVNPIQANQEHATNQLKSSQADSGMKIQATQYFANHSEPRQAGTALNHMQINQETIQLQLGQADTMKQMQTMQQNSTNQLIQALTVDKKRSTHEYFTNHPKRSQSDNVNHMQINQGNSAYQKQSQRVNVNNMQISQGNSAYQLPSDRANSLNQIATQENTTSRSQLIQGLTVNQIQAIRENNTRYLQPRYAENPIRQSDFSQKPEWGHGAPVTNFWENVENQKSSNPVKIEASPTATSSANFQRQYAPAQEPVLPTQAAMPEAADPSGFGLSLFGSSWSDPCIEFAFKTLTGDIPVLDDSPAVRDHFPLQHDLNKIAPPDYSAPSVDDTRNTQFDHAGHHSAQRPSDRFYNGGWFPPQ
- the LOC124668705 gene encoding uncharacterized protein LOC124668705 isoform X1; amino-acid sequence: MYSSRSTCFRTRSGLVRGNSIMDPSNSSGSRTRSGLVRRNNIIADPSEESCSKTRSGLVRVKNIVDPSEGSSSKARHELVMVNNSVDSSNASSSRTRSGLARVNNIVDSSEGSQSKTRSGLVRRNIAMDSNGGSCSKTRSGLVRGNIALDFNEDSSSKTRSGLVGGKTAIDSNEDSCSRTRSGLVRISPSIKVENKDEPVIKSLPGERCEADSPGKHGSNQSNDLVLIKNAPVIKGPDGCLGEVPVKDQLNYKADQVESKDEPVMKGPDGWWKEEVPRKNGSRHTTDLVQIKDELDSMVQLPDGWLREARPRKNGTTNKLDTYYIDPASGYEFRSLKDVQRYVESGDINKCSCRPKKRTIQDVCVTQNQAHTRASSEYTRPGTADKAIQCEILTSEGIMLPREELFGTYTGNAMLPEFEGIKPIQKYANKVDPLEHKSARMVSAQRAPGGKKSVKRKEPSAEVKPKKRKITSKEKIATPPRASSRIAALKVYPEGNAERGDEPTSVNLVNQVQPIQEETTYDSQFNQADTIIQVQTNQKSIANQLQSSQADTVIPMQINDEGSVNQLQSSRADALTKIQTKQENTTIHVQFSQADTIIPTQTNHDDTVNQLHSCQADTAIRIQTNRESTANQLQASQADTANQMHAMQEYTTSYSQVSKADTMNRKKTNQGNTARQLQSSNEKILIPVQAGQEYVSNHSRWQQRHGHTVNPIQANQEHATNQLKSSQADSGMKIQATQYFANHSEPRQAGTALNHMQINQETIQLQLGQADTMKQMQTMQQNSTNQLIQALTVDKKRSTHEYFTNHPKRSQSDNVNHMQISQGNSAYQIKDGVRMNTSPINQGNSAYQKQSQRVNVNNMQISQGNSAYQLPSDRANSLNQIATQENTTSRSQLIQGLTVNQIQAIRENNTRYLQPRYAENPIRQSDFSQKPEWGHGAPVTNFWENVENQKSSNPVKIEASPTATSSANFQRQYAPAQEPVLPTQAAMPEAADPSGFGLSLFGSSWSDPCIEFAFKTLTGDIPVLDDSPAVRDHFPLQHDLNKIAPPDYSAPSVDDTRNTQFDHAGHHSAQRPSDRFYNGGWFPPQ